Genomic DNA from uncultured Methanospirillum sp.:
TGGCCGGTCCGGCGCCTCCGCATACTGTCTGTTTGCCTCATCAGATGACCCGGATATGCGGTACCTCACCCGCTTTGTAACCCATGACCCGGTCCCGGTGATAAAAAAAAGAGGGGAAAAACCCATCATGATCCTGCCAGTCATGGAGGCTGACCGGGCAGAACGTGAATCAGTCGCGCAAAGCATTACCAGGCAGCAGGCTGGTTACCAGGAGATTGCTGCAACAGAAAAGAATCCGTACCACATCACTGCTGCCATGATAGAACGGTGTGCAGGCGGGGCAGTGATTGTTCCACCCCAGTTTCCTCTCGCCCTGGCCCGGGCACTTGAGAAAAAAGTACCGGTCATACTGGATGAGCATTCGGCAATTGCACAGATCAGAGCCAGGAAAAGCAGTACTGAGATCGAACAGATATCAGTTGTGCAAAAAGCAACTGAAAAAGCAATGGAGCAGGCAATAAACCTGATCAGAGAGACCACAATACGAAACGGACTACTCTGGCATGGCGAAAAAACACTTACATCAGAGCAGATCAGGTATACCATTCACTCCACACTTCTTGCTCATGGATGTACTGCCCATGACACCATCGTCTCCTGTGGAGAGGAGACTACAATGCCCCATTGCACAGGAGAAGGGCC
This window encodes:
- a CDS encoding Xaa-Pro peptidase family protein, which produces MDYLDDLIGRSGASAYCLFASSDDPDMRYLTRFVTHDPVPVIKKRGEKPIMILPVMEADRAERESVAQSITRQQAGYQEIAATEKNPYHITAAMIERCAGGAVIVPPQFPLALARALEKKVPVILDEHSAIAQIRARKSSTEIEQISVVQKATEKAMEQAINLIRETTIRNGLLWHGEKTLTSEQIRYTIHSTLLAHGCTAHDTIVSCGEETTMPHCTGEGPLQAHQPIVIDLFPRSEASGYHADMTRTVSKGEPSRKVCELFEAVRQAEILGESLISAGVSGADCYQKVRDYFDDHGFKTDTEGFIHSLGHGIGLEVHEKPSLSPAGEELKEGHVVTVEPGLYYRGVGGVRIENMGVVTSNGFNRLTNFPVELIL